Proteins from a single region of Carassius gibelio isolate Cgi1373 ecotype wild population from Czech Republic chromosome A5, carGib1.2-hapl.c, whole genome shotgun sequence:
- the LOC127992799 gene encoding uncharacterized protein LOC127992799: protein MTRPKFRPCPSCQTPNQASRKTCHVCFGSLSTKNKIKEKVASLDSQWGKSVLKSRNAGRIIDSARIAVLKLEAVGYKPILFIGKQDKRASNKWVADIITHLHPTPVTKVFLEKMRRAYEFILTKATSTAQRPESVPAEQPESLTKQPETVFVLNLVPVSCSLSPTFLCPPSSATSTTVLPSLSSPLPPPLRQRKRRLNTFTASNSTTPVSPPYPSASSISKPLSQEVPLVKNRRKGCQKCSRQKVFLFDKITGERINEGKAELKVHWLPCTVCGKTWDDTWEPASEFQHIVPKSPHPNQLSA, encoded by the exons ATGACAAGGCCCAAATTCAGGCCCTGCCCTTCTTGCCAGACTCCCAATCAGGCAAGCAGGAAAACTTGTCATGTCTGCTTTGGAAGCCTGTccaccaaaaacaaaataaaagaaaaagtggCATCACTGGATAGCCAGTGGGGGAAATCTGTCCTTAAAAGCAGAAATGCTGGGCGTATAATTGATTCTGCCCGTATTGCA GTGCTGAAACTTGAGGCTGTCGGATACAAGCCAATTTTATTTATTGGGAAACAGGACAAAAGGGCTTCAAATAAGTGGGTGGCAGATATTATCACGCATCTGCACCCCACTCCTGTCACCAAAGTGTTTTTGGAGAAGATGCGGAGGGCTTATGAGTTTATCTTAACAAAAG caACCTCCACAGCCCAGCGGCCGGAGAGCGTCCCCGCGGAGCAGCCGGAGAGCCTCACCAAGCAGCCTGAAACTGTATTTGTTCTCAATCTTGTTCCTGTGTCTTGCTCGCTCTCTCCAACCTTTCTCTGTCCTCCTTCCTCTGCTACTTCTACAACTGTTCTTCCGTCACTTTCTTCCCCTCTTCCACCTCCACTGCGGCAGAGGAAAAGAAGGTTAAACACCTTTACCGCGTCAAACTCTACCACCCCTGTCTCTCCTCCATATCCATCTGCCTCTTCCATTTCCAAGCCTTTGAGTCAGGAGGTGCCACTGGTAAAGAACAGAAGAAAAG GTTGTCAAAAATGTAGTAGGCAGAAGGTTTTCCTTTTTGATAAAATAACTGGGGAACGAATAAATGAG ggAAAAGCTGAATTGAAAGTTCACTGGTTGCCTTGCACTGTGTG TGGCAAAACCTGGGATGACACATGGGAGCCTGCGAGTGAATTCCAACACATTGTGCCAAAGTCCCCACATCCCAACCAGCTTTCAGCATGA